A portion of the Thermoflexus hugenholtzii JAD2 genome contains these proteins:
- a CDS encoding P1 family peptidase — translation MARRLHGITDVPGIRVGHAQDLEALTGVTVVLCEKGAVAGMDQRGGAPGTRETDALRPMHLVQEVHAVVLAGGSAFGLEAASGVMRYLEERGVGFETPGGRVPIVPAAILYDLAIGDPRVRPDAAMGYAACQAATDGPVPEGNVGAGTGATVGKILGMAYAMKGGIGTAALEIGGGIRIGALVAVNALGDVVDPHTGKILAGARRPDGTGFADTMAVLEALAGQISLSFRRRVPESTVIGVVATNAALTKEEANKVAQMAHNGLARAIRPAHTMVDGDTLFALATGEKEADVSIVGAFAAEVVAEAIVRAIRAAEGVAGIPAWRDLAGETSDPA, via the coding sequence ATGGCCCGGCGTCTACATGGGATCACGGACGTGCCCGGGATCCGGGTGGGCCACGCCCAGGATCTTGAGGCCCTGACCGGAGTGACGGTGGTGCTCTGCGAGAAGGGCGCAGTGGCGGGGATGGATCAGCGGGGAGGGGCACCCGGGACCCGGGAGACGGACGCCCTCCGGCCGATGCACCTGGTCCAGGAAGTGCACGCGGTGGTGCTGGCCGGCGGCAGCGCCTTCGGCCTGGAGGCCGCCTCCGGGGTGATGCGCTACCTGGAGGAGCGCGGGGTGGGCTTTGAAACCCCCGGCGGGCGCGTGCCCATCGTTCCGGCCGCCATCCTGTATGACCTGGCCATCGGCGATCCGCGGGTCCGCCCGGACGCCGCGATGGGTTACGCGGCCTGCCAGGCCGCCACCGACGGCCCGGTGCCGGAGGGGAACGTAGGGGCCGGGACCGGCGCCACGGTGGGGAAGATCCTGGGCATGGCGTATGCGATGAAGGGAGGGATCGGGACCGCGGCGCTGGAGATCGGCGGGGGCATCCGGATCGGCGCCCTGGTGGCGGTGAACGCCCTGGGAGATGTGGTGGACCCCCACACCGGGAAAATCCTGGCGGGCGCTCGACGGCCGGACGGCACCGGGTTCGCCGACACCATGGCGGTCCTGGAGGCCCTGGCCGGCCAGATCTCCCTGAGCTTCCGCCGACGGGTCCCGGAGAGCACCGTCATCGGGGTTGTGGCCACCAACGCGGCGCTGACCAAAGAGGAGGCCAACAAGGTGGCCCAGATGGCTCACAACGGCCTGGCCCGCGCCATCCGGCCGGCCCATACCATGGTGGATGGCGACACCCTCTTCGCCCTGGCCACTGGCGAGAAAGAGGCCGACGTCAGCATCGTCGGCGCCTTCGCGGCAGAGGTGGTGGCCGAGGCCATCGTCCGGGCGATCCGGGCGGCCGAAGGGGTGGCCGGGATCCCCGCATGGCGGGATCTCGCCGGGGAGACCTCCGATCCCGCATAG
- a CDS encoding LysM peptidoglycan-binding domain-containing protein, with amino-acid sequence MRRRGDREARRPGRSRGFLLLFLLVLISCRGEGARPSSAPPEPERALPGSGGPAAPVPRTPTPDPPRPGVSPHRELYLVQPGDTLSAIAAQFRTTVEAIQALNPGVDPQRLAVGQPLWIPLGVQERGPSEKLIPDSELVYGPAYLRFSVAGAIRHFGGYLSRYQETVGGRTLTGAQIVEEVARNHSVGPRVLLTLLEMQSGWVRGEPADDRARLYPMGWERPGAEGLYRQLNWAADRLNDGYYGFKGRWMWTIRFADGRRVRVAEGVNAGTVAVQAFLAAVRAPEDWARAVGPQGFPAVYRALFGDPFREEPPVSVPPEPAWRLPWADGEMWYFTGGPHGGWGNGAAWGALDFAPPDVEGCAPSRYWARAAADGIIARTGEGVVVLDTDGDGHEETGWVMVYLHIAAEGRIPPGTRVRAGDPLGHPSCEGGFADAAHVHLARRLNGEWVPIAPGQPFRLGGWEALPSFALYEGALVRDGERKTACACKDDARNGIPAP; translated from the coding sequence TTGCGCAGGCGAGGAGATCGCGAGGCCCGCAGGCCCGGGCGCTCAAGGGGGTTTCTCCTTCTCTTCTTGCTGGTGCTGATCTCATGTCGGGGGGAGGGCGCCCGGCCGTCGTCCGCGCCGCCTGAACCGGAGAGGGCGCTCCCCGGATCCGGAGGCCCCGCCGCGCCGGTTCCCCGGACGCCCACGCCGGATCCCCCGCGTCCGGGGGTCTCGCCCCATCGGGAGCTGTATCTGGTGCAGCCCGGGGATACGCTGAGCGCCATCGCCGCACAATTCCGGACCACCGTCGAAGCGATCCAGGCGCTGAACCCCGGCGTGGACCCCCAGCGGCTGGCGGTGGGCCAGCCCCTCTGGATCCCCCTCGGCGTTCAGGAAAGGGGTCCATCGGAGAAATTGATCCCGGATTCGGAGCTGGTCTACGGGCCGGCGTATCTCCGCTTCTCCGTTGCGGGTGCGATCCGCCACTTCGGGGGGTATCTGAGCCGCTATCAGGAGACGGTGGGCGGGCGAACGCTGACCGGAGCCCAGATCGTAGAGGAGGTGGCGCGGAACCACAGCGTGGGGCCGCGGGTGTTGCTCACCCTGCTGGAGATGCAGAGCGGATGGGTCCGGGGGGAGCCGGCCGATGACCGGGCCCGCTTGTATCCGATGGGATGGGAGCGGCCGGGCGCGGAGGGCCTCTACCGGCAGCTGAACTGGGCCGCGGATCGCCTGAACGACGGCTACTACGGTTTTAAGGGACGCTGGATGTGGACCATCCGGTTCGCCGACGGGCGGCGGGTTCGGGTGGCGGAGGGGGTGAACGCCGGGACGGTGGCGGTGCAGGCCTTCCTGGCCGCCGTGCGGGCCCCGGAGGACTGGGCGCGGGCGGTGGGCCCCCAGGGGTTCCCGGCCGTCTATCGGGCCCTGTTCGGGGATCCGTTCCGGGAGGAGCCTCCCGTGTCCGTTCCTCCAGAGCCAGCGTGGCGGCTGCCGTGGGCGGATGGGGAGATGTGGTATTTCACAGGCGGGCCGCACGGGGGATGGGGGAACGGCGCAGCCTGGGGCGCGCTGGACTTCGCGCCGCCGGATGTGGAGGGCTGCGCCCCCTCCCGTTACTGGGCGCGGGCAGCCGCGGACGGCATCATCGCGCGCACCGGGGAAGGCGTGGTGGTCCTGGACACGGATGGCGATGGCCATGAGGAGACCGGATGGGTGATGGTGTATCTCCACATTGCCGCAGAGGGCCGGATCCCGCCGGGGACTCGCGTTCGGGCCGGGGATCCTCTGGGTCATCCTTCCTGCGAAGGCGGGTTCGCGGACGCCGCGCACGTGCATCTCGCCCGGCGATTGAACGGGGAGTGGGTGCCCATCGCCCCCGGGCAGCCGTTCCGGCTGGGGGGATGGGAGGCGCTTCCCAGCTTCGCCCTTTATGAGGGGGCCCTGGTGCGGGATGGGGAGCGCAAAACCGCCTGCGCCTGCAAGGACGACGCCCGCAACGGCATCCCGGCGCCATAG
- a CDS encoding ATP-binding protein, with protein MGEGWRRPGALQAFLREPDPEAMAETLVAFANTDGGALLIGVDPEGRAVGVDPQEVEDALRRALAQCRPPVKTRWEQGEVDGRTVIILHVPRSPELHSLADGRVLIRRGAENRPLEGREIQQLAATKAVGDYEAEVVPGAGREDLDEAMIEEYVSKREARQRRRISGTVEDLLVEIGALTPDGRPTVAGILLFGKQPQRFLPQSGVVFVKFPGVGLQGEGGLPGYARREEIGGPLARVIERAWEVVWEEMQLGAVVRGLEREERPEYPPFAVREAIVNAVCHRDYRLRGRRIEIRKFADRLEVISPGGLPGHITLDNIVEEHYSRNPRIVSGLFYWGYIEELGLGIDRMIEEMVRAGHPQPKFQETPYSFTVTLYNRQERPPIPAGEPPMNERQLKALQYVREHGRITNREYQQLCPGVSPETLRLDLADLVRRGILLKIGDKRGTYYILK; from the coding sequence ATGGGAGAGGGATGGCGCAGGCCGGGCGCGCTGCAGGCCTTCCTGAGGGAACCGGATCCTGAGGCCATGGCGGAGACGCTGGTGGCCTTCGCCAACACCGATGGCGGGGCCCTGCTCATCGGCGTGGATCCGGAAGGGAGAGCGGTGGGGGTGGATCCGCAGGAAGTGGAGGACGCCCTCCGCCGCGCCCTTGCCCAATGCCGGCCTCCGGTGAAGACGCGGTGGGAGCAGGGCGAGGTGGATGGCCGGACCGTGATCATCCTCCACGTCCCCCGCAGTCCGGAGCTCCACAGCCTGGCCGACGGGCGCGTGCTGATCCGTCGGGGCGCGGAGAACCGCCCCCTGGAAGGCCGGGAGATCCAGCAGCTGGCGGCCACCAAAGCCGTCGGCGATTACGAGGCGGAGGTAGTCCCCGGCGCAGGGCGCGAGGACCTGGATGAGGCGATGATCGAGGAATATGTGAGCAAGCGAGAGGCCCGCCAGCGCCGGCGGATCAGCGGAACGGTGGAGGACCTCCTGGTGGAGATCGGGGCGCTGACCCCGGATGGGCGGCCCACGGTGGCTGGGATCCTGCTGTTCGGCAAGCAACCGCAGCGGTTCCTCCCCCAGAGCGGCGTGGTCTTCGTGAAGTTTCCCGGGGTTGGGCTCCAGGGCGAGGGCGGGCTCCCGGGCTATGCCCGACGGGAGGAGATCGGAGGTCCCCTGGCGCGCGTCATCGAGCGGGCCTGGGAAGTCGTCTGGGAGGAGATGCAGCTGGGGGCCGTGGTGCGCGGCCTGGAACGAGAGGAGCGGCCGGAGTATCCGCCCTTTGCGGTGCGGGAGGCCATCGTGAACGCGGTGTGCCATCGGGATTACCGGCTGCGGGGCCGGCGCATCGAGATCCGCAAGTTCGCCGACCGCCTAGAGGTGATCAGCCCGGGCGGGCTGCCGGGTCACATTACCCTGGACAACATCGTGGAGGAGCATTACTCCCGCAACCCGCGCATCGTCTCCGGTCTGTTCTACTGGGGCTACATCGAGGAGCTGGGCCTGGGGATCGATCGGATGATCGAGGAGATGGTCCGGGCGGGCCACCCCCAGCCGAAGTTCCAGGAGACACCCTATTCCTTCACCGTCACCCTCTACAACCGGCAGGAACGTCCCCCGATCCCGGCGGGGGAGCCCCCGATGAACGAACGGCAGCTGAAGGCGCTGCAGTATGTCCGGGAGCACGGGCGCATCACCAACCGGGAATACCAGCAGCTCTGTCCGGGCGTCTCCCCCGAAACCCTGCGCCTGGACCTCGCGGACCTGGTCCGCCGGGGGATCCTGCTCAAGATCGGCGACAAGCGCGGGACCTACTACATCCTGAAGTAG
- a CDS encoding sensor histidine kinase translates to MVNWTPGFPVLSGVQIGVILALGWAVWQMGLLARMAGGREEGLPWEAWVYSGLGILWQGLWAVAIWQGVPPLIRFTAWNLAGWALSLLPMGLLLWIGWFLERPLPRWAILLMGLGAGVTLIAATLPYRPETGPALSAWWNARRIPGDLVLWSWGIREGIWGIGTALGLGWLGWAYLHIPRPLHRNRVAYEFLGTGLVALGEGLAWTPRSDWIALGWGVRGIGVTILALPMGWLELPSLRQVGRSLLAWGLSAILQIGLILGILAGAAALRTSLPGVVPVGLEWGGIALAIVLAQWWIGWPLHRWLRRRLLPAVDEPAAAVRRYGQTISNLLDVEALAQAAFTVLQETFGLRQGVLLLFEEQPDASLQARVIRGLGEAPDDPGRFAPDSPILRAWQEGRSLTQYEIDFGKAFQRADPAERRWLQRLGVELFVPIRAQAVLLGCLALGARSGAEAYSSADRDLLASMAEQTAAVLQNIRLVEDLRRLNARMAELNEDLARAARRLEKLDRVKTHFIEIASHELRTPLTHIRGYADLLAETLSGQDEPNGSLERILQGLRRAALRLEEIISAMLDVSQIDAEALSIYPISIQIPTLVRMAVEPLEGAIAERRQKLVVEPMEDLPVIYGDLTRLVQALRHVVQNAIKFTPDGGTITLRARRVPAEEAGSSTDYVEIAVQDTGIGIDPEDQALIFEKFYRVGPIERHSTGAIKFKGAGPGLGLPLARGIIEAHGGRIWVESPGYDEVRCPGSTFYIWLPVVSRSED, encoded by the coding sequence ATGGTGAACTGGACGCCCGGTTTTCCGGTCCTGAGTGGGGTGCAAATCGGGGTGATCTTGGCCCTGGGGTGGGCGGTCTGGCAAATGGGGCTCCTGGCCCGGATGGCCGGGGGAAGGGAAGAGGGGTTGCCGTGGGAGGCCTGGGTCTATAGCGGGCTGGGGATCCTGTGGCAGGGGCTATGGGCGGTCGCCATCTGGCAGGGGGTTCCCCCTCTTATCCGGTTCACCGCCTGGAACCTCGCGGGCTGGGCGCTCTCCCTCTTGCCGATGGGGCTCCTCCTATGGATCGGATGGTTTCTCGAGCGCCCGCTTCCCCGCTGGGCGATCCTGCTGATGGGTCTGGGGGCGGGGGTCACGCTGATCGCGGCAACCTTGCCCTATCGGCCGGAGACCGGCCCGGCGCTTTCCGCGTGGTGGAACGCCAGGCGCATCCCCGGCGACCTGGTCCTGTGGTCCTGGGGGATCCGGGAGGGGATCTGGGGGATCGGGACGGCCCTGGGGCTGGGATGGCTGGGATGGGCCTACCTTCACATCCCCCGACCTCTCCATCGGAACCGGGTCGCCTATGAGTTTCTGGGGACGGGGCTGGTGGCCCTGGGCGAAGGCCTGGCCTGGACCCCTCGGAGCGACTGGATCGCGCTGGGGTGGGGGGTCCGGGGGATCGGGGTCACGATCCTGGCGCTCCCGATGGGATGGCTGGAGCTGCCCTCCTTGCGGCAGGTCGGGCGATCCCTGCTGGCATGGGGGCTCAGCGCGATCCTGCAGATCGGCCTAATCTTGGGGATCCTGGCGGGGGCAGCAGCTCTGCGGACCTCCTTGCCCGGGGTGGTCCCGGTGGGGCTGGAGTGGGGAGGGATCGCGCTGGCCATCGTCCTGGCGCAATGGTGGATCGGATGGCCGTTGCACAGGTGGCTCCGGCGTCGGCTGTTGCCCGCCGTGGACGAGCCCGCTGCTGCGGTCCGGCGATATGGTCAGACGATCAGCAACCTGCTGGATGTGGAGGCGCTGGCGCAGGCCGCCTTCACGGTGCTGCAGGAGACCTTCGGGCTCCGGCAGGGGGTCCTCCTGCTGTTCGAAGAGCAGCCGGACGCGTCGCTGCAGGCCCGAGTGATCCGGGGCCTGGGGGAAGCGCCGGATGACCCGGGTCGCTTCGCCCCTGATAGCCCAATCCTGCGGGCGTGGCAGGAGGGCCGTTCCCTCACCCAGTATGAGATCGACTTCGGAAAGGCGTTCCAACGGGCAGATCCCGCGGAGCGGCGGTGGCTGCAACGCCTGGGCGTCGAGCTCTTCGTCCCCATCCGCGCGCAGGCGGTGCTCCTGGGGTGTTTGGCCCTGGGGGCTCGCAGCGGGGCAGAGGCCTATAGCTCAGCGGATCGGGATCTGCTGGCCTCCATGGCGGAGCAGACAGCCGCGGTGCTGCAGAACATCCGCCTGGTGGAAGATCTACGGCGCCTGAACGCGCGCATGGCCGAGCTGAACGAGGACCTGGCCCGGGCGGCCCGACGGCTGGAGAAGCTGGATCGGGTCAAGACCCACTTCATCGAGATCGCCTCCCACGAGCTCCGGACCCCCCTCACCCACATCCGGGGGTATGCGGATCTGCTGGCCGAAACCCTGAGCGGGCAGGACGAGCCCAATGGCTCCCTGGAGCGCATCCTGCAGGGCCTCCGCCGTGCCGCCCTGCGCCTGGAGGAGATCATCAGCGCCATGCTGGACGTCTCTCAGATCGACGCGGAGGCCCTCTCTATCTACCCCATCTCCATCCAGATCCCCACGCTGGTCCGCATGGCGGTGGAGCCGCTGGAGGGGGCGATCGCGGAGCGACGGCAGAAGCTAGTCGTGGAGCCGATGGAAGACCTGCCGGTGATCTACGGAGATCTGACCCGGCTGGTGCAGGCCCTGCGTCACGTGGTGCAGAACGCCATCAAGTTCACCCCGGACGGGGGGACGATCACCCTGCGCGCCCGCCGGGTCCCGGCGGAGGAGGCCGGCAGCTCCACGGACTATGTGGAGATCGCAGTGCAGGACACGGGGATCGGCATCGATCCGGAGGATCAAGCCCTGATCTTCGAGAAGTTCTACCGGGTGGGGCCAATTGAGCGGCATTCCACTGGCGCGATCAAGTTCAAGGGCGCGGGCCCCGGGCTGGGGTTGCCCCTGGCGCGGGGGATCATCGAGGCCCACGGAGGGCGGATCTGGGTGGAGAGCCCGGGCTACGACGAGGTTCGCTGCCCGGGGAGCACCTTTTACATCTGGCTGCCGGTGGTCTCGCGCTCCGAGGATTAG
- the chrA gene encoding chromate efflux transporter, which produces MIPDPSDEQAIKQSPSAPQALGKAYPGRVEEVLAFSLRLGCTAFGGPAAHIALMHHELVRRRRWVTEAQFLDLLSATYLIPGPNSTEMAIHLGFVRAGWPGLVAAGAAFITPAMLMVMALAALYVHFRATPDLAGILYGVKPVVLALIAQAIIDLGRRTARDPRVILISLAVGALYLRGVHELLLLLGAGLAMLTLRQVRRPGLPLIGAAGLALTSLSTSPVPFHLLWMFLLFLKIGATLYGSGYVLVAFLRADFVARLGWLTEPQLLDAVAIGQVTPGPVLTTATFIGYLLAGIPGALLATLGIFLPAFVLVALTGPWIPQMRRSPILAAFPDGVNGASLGLMAGVLIQLASASLVDPLAVAISVLSFLLLIRTPVNATYLVLAGAALGWLKSRV; this is translated from the coding sequence ATGATCCCAGACCCCTCGGACGAGCAGGCCATCAAACAGAGCCCCTCTGCTCCCCAGGCCTTAGGAAAGGCCTACCCGGGCCGGGTGGAGGAAGTGCTGGCCTTCTCCCTCCGGCTGGGCTGCACCGCCTTCGGAGGCCCCGCGGCCCACATCGCCCTCATGCATCACGAGCTGGTCCGTCGCCGGCGATGGGTCACGGAAGCCCAGTTCCTCGACCTTCTCAGCGCCACCTATCTCATCCCTGGCCCGAACTCCACCGAGATGGCCATCCACCTGGGGTTCGTCCGGGCCGGCTGGCCGGGCCTCGTCGCCGCAGGGGCTGCTTTCATCACCCCGGCCATGCTGATGGTGATGGCCTTGGCCGCCCTCTATGTCCACTTCCGAGCTACGCCGGACCTCGCCGGCATCCTTTACGGGGTCAAGCCAGTGGTCCTGGCCCTGATCGCTCAGGCGATCATCGACCTAGGACGGCGGACGGCGCGGGACCCCCGCGTCATCCTCATCAGCCTAGCTGTCGGGGCGCTGTATCTGCGCGGGGTCCACGAGCTCCTGCTGCTGCTGGGCGCCGGGCTGGCCATGCTCACCCTCCGGCAGGTCCGCCGACCCGGACTTCCCCTGATCGGGGCCGCCGGACTGGCCCTCACCTCACTCTCCACCTCGCCTGTCCCGTTCCACCTCCTATGGATGTTCCTGCTCTTCCTCAAGATCGGGGCGACCCTGTATGGGAGCGGCTATGTGCTGGTGGCCTTCCTGCGGGCGGATTTCGTCGCCCGCTTGGGGTGGCTGACGGAGCCCCAGCTGCTGGACGCCGTGGCCATTGGTCAGGTGACCCCGGGGCCGGTGCTCACGACGGCCACCTTCATCGGCTACCTGCTCGCAGGCATCCCGGGGGCGCTGCTGGCCACCTTGGGGATCTTCCTCCCCGCCTTCGTCTTGGTCGCCCTGACCGGCCCGTGGATCCCTCAGATGCGGCGCTCCCCGATCCTGGCAGCCTTCCCGGATGGCGTGAACGGAGCCTCCCTCGGGCTGATGGCCGGCGTGCTAATCCAGCTGGCCTCGGCCTCCCTGGTGGACCCCCTTGCGGTAGCGATCAGCGTCCTCAGCTTCCTTCTCCTGATTCGAACCCCTGTCAACGCGACCTATCTGGTGCTCGCTGGGGCCGCCCTGGGCTGGCTGAAAAGCCGGGTCTAA
- a CDS encoding ArsA family ATPase produces MATALAKLLRENSERRYIMFGGKGGLGKTTFSAATAYWLAKQGYKVLVFSVDPQASLSDIFQRDIFGKGPVEIMPNLWAQEIDADRRIKEYQEEIRRKILDMYGLDQVPQEIEDYIQAASAEPAMEESAIFDAVVDIVVEGRYDYYIYDLVPLGHALYYLSMAKVYDEWITKITKLREEMREYEEMVARIRRQQTEEDRILEELQYIRQRINMSSSILTDSRRTAFFFVLIPEELVILDTLKAAELFRRFDVPISGYVVNRVLPTELLGQNIPEYLRNRIEMQRRHLEEIRARFGDQVLAYVPELERDVTGLDMIARVADLLFGNGKA; encoded by the coding sequence ATGGCCACTGCGTTGGCAAAATTGCTCCGGGAGAACTCTGAGCGCCGTTACATCATGTTCGGCGGCAAGGGCGGGCTGGGGAAGACCACCTTCTCGGCGGCCACGGCTTATTGGCTCGCCAAGCAGGGCTATAAGGTGCTGGTTTTTTCCGTCGATCCCCAGGCCAGCCTCTCGGACATCTTCCAGCGGGATATCTTCGGCAAGGGCCCGGTGGAGATCATGCCCAACCTCTGGGCCCAGGAGATCGACGCCGATCGCCGGATCAAGGAGTATCAGGAGGAGATCCGGCGCAAGATCTTGGACATGTATGGCCTGGATCAGGTGCCCCAGGAGATCGAGGACTACATCCAGGCGGCCTCCGCCGAGCCGGCCATGGAGGAGAGCGCCATCTTCGACGCGGTGGTGGACATCGTGGTTGAGGGCCGCTACGACTACTACATTTACGACCTGGTCCCTCTGGGGCACGCCCTGTATTACCTGAGTATGGCCAAGGTCTACGACGAGTGGATCACCAAGATCACGAAGCTGCGGGAGGAGATGCGGGAGTATGAAGAGATGGTGGCCCGCATCCGCCGCCAGCAGACCGAGGAGGACCGCATCCTGGAGGAGCTGCAGTATATCCGGCAGCGGATCAACATGTCCTCCAGCATCCTCACCGACAGCCGCCGCACGGCTTTCTTCTTCGTGTTGATCCCGGAGGAGCTGGTGATCCTGGACACGTTGAAGGCGGCCGAGCTGTTCCGTCGGTTCGACGTGCCCATCTCCGGCTACGTGGTCAACCGGGTCCTTCCGACGGAGCTGCTGGGCCAGAACATCCCCGAATATCTGCGCAACCGCATCGAGATGCAGCGCCGGCACCTGGAGGAGATCCGCGCCCGCTTCGGCGACCAGGTCCTGGCCTATGTGCCCGAGCTGGAGCGGGATGTCACCGGACTGGACATGATCGCCCGGGTGGCGGATCTGCTCTTCGGAAACGGGAAGGCGTGA
- a CDS encoding ArsA family ATPase, producing MIRIEKTMVDFLREHPRLKYVFFGGKGGVGKTVMAGATALWFARQGRRTLLASTNPVHSLSGLLDQNVFGKPTPVAGVPNLWAYEIDTKDTIERSKREIREKIQWFLKFAEISTRADEFVESATMNPAFEESAMFENMIDLMFRDEYEVYVFDTAPTANARRLLGMSKVYALWVNKMIKSRQEAQALRKLLSFTKKEEPDPLMDYLISFRDRMERARKLITDPELTAFFFVTLPEALPIAVIRRFIHWFHDFGIPVGGVIVNGLIDRSFLGENTPDFVRNRIEMQARYLQEIEALFDGLVRGMTPLLENEVRGVPMLERFAGYLFASSS from the coding sequence ATGATCCGCATCGAGAAGACGATGGTGGATTTCCTGCGGGAGCATCCTCGCCTGAAGTATGTGTTCTTCGGCGGGAAGGGCGGGGTCGGGAAGACGGTGATGGCAGGGGCCACAGCCCTCTGGTTCGCCCGGCAGGGCCGCCGCACCCTCCTGGCCTCTACCAACCCGGTCCACAGCCTCTCCGGGCTGTTGGACCAGAACGTCTTCGGCAAGCCGACGCCGGTGGCCGGGGTGCCGAACCTGTGGGCTTATGAGATCGACACCAAGGACACCATCGAGCGCTCCAAGCGGGAGATCCGGGAGAAGATCCAGTGGTTTCTCAAGTTCGCCGAGATCTCCACGCGGGCCGACGAGTTCGTGGAATCGGCCACCATGAACCCGGCCTTCGAGGAGTCGGCGATGTTCGAGAACATGATCGACCTCATGTTCCGAGACGAATACGAGGTCTATGTGTTCGACACTGCCCCCACAGCCAACGCCCGCCGGCTCCTCGGGATGTCCAAAGTCTACGCCCTCTGGGTGAACAAGATGATCAAGTCCCGCCAGGAGGCCCAGGCCCTCCGCAAGTTGCTCTCCTTCACCAAGAAGGAGGAGCCGGACCCCCTGATGGATTACCTGATCAGCTTCCGCGATCGGATGGAGCGGGCCCGGAAGCTGATCACCGATCCGGAGCTCACCGCTTTCTTCTTCGTGACCCTGCCGGAGGCGCTGCCCATCGCGGTGATCCGCCGTTTCATCCACTGGTTCCACGACTTCGGCATCCCGGTGGGCGGCGTGATCGTCAACGGCCTCATCGATCGGTCCTTCCTGGGGGAGAACACCCCCGACTTCGTCCGCAACCGCATCGAGATGCAGGCACGCTATCTCCAGGAGATCGAGGCGCTCTTCGACGGCTTGGTGCGGGGGATGACCCCCCTCCTGGAGAACGAGGTGCGTGGCGTCCCCATGCTGGAGCGCTTCGCCGGCTATCTGTTTGCCAGCTCCTCGTGA
- a CDS encoding cbb3-type cytochrome c oxidase subunit I, producing the protein MARPERLSGWLILTALVWFAAGGILGLFLPALQAFLPQGGAARLYAIALTGHGVAFVFGGLFQLMVGLSLLQARSCMEETGSSPPRLLPRWLYGLLNGGLILLTLANLQGFAPSYTLMYPLPTVGPARGMWGRGPLILALVGIALVLLAVLYLYPAALARTMWGRLYPSRRQWERMRRDPGMLGMAAYVGMMPILGLPVFLLAAVVFAVVLGLLRPEQLPSWCRIPLGPLLPQIRPEVDPWPFNVAFWLFAHNLMEAMGIMALAAVYALVPLYTRAPTPRLYSPGMGVLAVGLYTLSAIPAFGHHLYTMISTSPPGFTALAQAASWLTGFAAAFTAFNIGATLWRDGLRLHPAPLFVLGGFLLYLIDGFVALQLATRAWNLRLHGTLYVTAHTMTILIAVGMIWLGMLYHHHPGLRGWPLEARRGFLHAGLTFLGALGMFYTLLRAGAAGIPRRAYPWPGDGPGFGVAMLLFGVLFALAQVLFVVHLLRPPQPATIAPRPSPSGEPSPSLQQRPA; encoded by the coding sequence ATGGCACGCCCGGAACGGCTCTCCGGGTGGCTGATCCTCACCGCCCTGGTCTGGTTCGCGGCGGGCGGGATCCTGGGGCTGTTTCTGCCCGCCTTGCAGGCGTTCCTCCCCCAGGGAGGCGCCGCTCGCCTGTATGCCATCGCCCTGACCGGGCACGGGGTGGCCTTCGTTTTCGGCGGCCTGTTCCAGCTGATGGTCGGCCTGAGCCTGCTTCAAGCCCGCTCCTGCATGGAGGAGACAGGATCCTCTCCGCCTCGTCTCCTGCCCCGCTGGCTGTATGGGCTCCTGAACGGCGGATTGATCCTCCTCACCCTAGCCAACCTGCAGGGATTCGCCCCCTCCTATACCCTGATGTATCCGCTGCCGACCGTAGGACCTGCCCGGGGGATGTGGGGGCGTGGTCCGCTGATCCTCGCCCTCGTGGGGATCGCGCTGGTCTTGCTCGCGGTCCTCTACCTCTACCCCGCCGCGCTGGCCCGGACGATGTGGGGGCGGCTTTATCCTTCCCGGAGGCAGTGGGAGCGCATGCGCAGGGATCCGGGGATGCTGGGGATGGCCGCCTACGTCGGGATGATGCCGATCCTCGGGCTCCCGGTGTTCCTGCTGGCGGCAGTGGTCTTCGCGGTCGTCCTGGGCCTCCTTCGACCGGAACAGCTCCCCTCCTGGTGCCGGATCCCTCTGGGCCCTCTTCTCCCGCAGATCCGTCCGGAGGTGGATCCGTGGCCTTTCAACGTGGCGTTCTGGCTGTTCGCCCACAACCTGATGGAGGCGATGGGGATCATGGCCCTGGCAGCGGTCTACGCCCTGGTCCCGCTCTACACGCGAGCCCCAACACCTCGCTTGTATAGCCCGGGCATGGGGGTGTTGGCCGTCGGCCTGTATACCCTCTCCGCAATCCCCGCCTTCGGGCACCATCTTTACACGATGATCTCAACCTCCCCACCGGGGTTCACCGCGCTGGCCCAGGCGGCCTCGTGGCTGACGGGCTTCGCCGCCGCCTTCACCGCCTTCAACATCGGGGCCACCCTCTGGCGGGATGGCCTGCGGCTTCACCCGGCCCCGCTGTTCGTGCTGGGCGGGTTCCTTCTCTACCTCATCGATGGCTTCGTGGCCCTCCAGTTGGCCACCCGGGCCTGGAACCTGCGCCTTCACGGCACCCTTTACGTGACCGCCCATACGATGACCATCCTGATCGCCGTTGGGATGATCTGGCTGGGGATGTTGTATCACCATCACCCCGGGCTGCGAGGGTGGCCCCTGGAGGCGCGCCGGGGATTCCTCCACGCCGGGCTCACCTTCCTGGGCGCGCTGGGGATGTTCTACACCTTGCTGCGGGCCGGAGCGGCGGGGATCCCCCGCCGGGCTTATCCCTGGCCGGGGGATGGCCCGGGGTTTGGGGTCGCCATGCTGCTGTTTGGGGTGCTCTTCGCCCTGGCTCAGGTCCTGTTTGTGGTCCATCTCCTCCGGCCACCCCAACCCGCAACCATCGCCCCTCGCCCTTCCCCCTCCGGGGAACCATCCCCCTCCCTCCAGCAACGGCCTGCCTGA